The Glycine max cultivar Williams 82 chromosome 17, Glycine_max_v4.0, whole genome shotgun sequence genome contains the following window.
ATGTGGAGGCCTCCATGGGATGCCCGACCGGCCAGCTCTGCACGCTCCCCAGAAGCTTCAGCGTCGGCTCGGCCACCCGATCCGCCGCCAGCGACGAGGATTTCGAGGAGCTCGTGAGGGCCGCGTCGCTCCGGAGCTACGGCGGCCGCGTCGTGTTCGGTGATGCTGCTGCGGCGGCGGTGGAGATGAAAATGCCTCGGAGTCGCAGCGTGGGGATTGGAAGGATCGACGAGGACAAAGTGTGTGAGTTTGGAGATGATGGGATCAAGGTTAGACCTAATGCTTATCCAAGAAGTAAAAGCTACGCTGCATGTAGAGACGGAGCAGGGCTGTTTTAGTTAACATTAATGTTAATTACGATGTTTCTTAACTATAAatgtaaggaaatatgcgcatgaCTTGTTGTTCTCTTGTTTAATAATTTGTGAAATCGTTCATGTAATGCCCCGGAGTGCT
Protein-coding sequences here:
- the LOC102662938 gene encoding uncharacterized protein, whose amino-acid sequence is MTKQKERRKESKLSRYMKAPLRFLKKARDMYVYGMIECSGQLSYVEASMGCPTGQLCTLPRSFSVGSATRSAASDEDFEELVRAASLRSYGGRVVFGDAAAAAVEMKMPRSRSVGIGRIDEDKVCEFGDDGIKVRPNAYPRSKSYAACRDGAGLF